Proteins encoded by one window of uncultured Draconibacterium sp.:
- a CDS encoding nuclear transport factor 2 family protein produces the protein MTRKGIIYLLAVVLNFVACTMQKSGDEKLLQNDMDAIQQVLEDYKTSINKADTTLAASFWLTTSEASFIHPRGHEKGWEEIKSGIYEMFGNRFTQRNLKSFNETIQLYDDMAIVEFYWIFDATFVGEDPAPVQTRGRETQVMKKFGNDWRIVHVHYSGMPKTGDREGF, from the coding sequence ATGACAAGAAAGGGGATCATTTACCTGCTGGCCGTTGTTTTGAATTTTGTGGCCTGCACCATGCAAAAATCAGGCGATGAAAAGTTGCTTCAAAACGACATGGATGCTATACAACAAGTGCTGGAAGATTACAAAACTTCCATTAACAAAGCTGATACTACCTTGGCTGCAAGCTTTTGGTTGACGACTTCCGAAGCCAGTTTTATCCATCCCCGGGGTCATGAAAAAGGATGGGAAGAGATCAAATCGGGGATTTACGAAATGTTTGGCAACCGTTTTACTCAACGCAACCTGAAAAGCTTTAATGAAACCATTCAACTCTACGACGATATGGCAATAGTGGAGTTTTACTGGATATTCGATGCCACTTTTGTCGGTGAAGATCCGGCTCCAGTTCAAACACGAGGCAGAGAAACACAGGTTATGAAGAAATTCGGGAACGATTGGAGGATTGTTCACGTACATTATTCCGGAATGCCAAAAACCGGCGACCGGGAAGGTTTTTAA
- a CDS encoding alpha/beta hydrolase translates to MKSKVFTLLIVLFAFTGLAQQNRLNLAQPEVVYGNNPDAGHYVKTGDARLYYEVYGSGETIVLLHGGIMGSIEEMAGFIEKLKPDYQVIALATRGHGKSEIGTATITYELKANDVMAVVNAVTKSRVTILGFSDGAYTGYKVASMYPDRVKKLVAIGAGEQIPGLRKVVFTGETFDPESEIWKQKKTLMPEPERLTEFWKSMENFYNSMVASKELFMSIQCPVLVMAGERDLNAPLSTVINAYNMIPNSQLSIIPNTGHVVLCKIFRQFGRVCIRF, encoded by the coding sequence ATGAAATCAAAAGTGTTTACATTACTCATTGTCCTGTTTGCTTTTACGGGACTGGCTCAGCAAAACCGACTTAATTTAGCCCAGCCGGAAGTTGTCTACGGAAACAATCCTGATGCGGGGCATTATGTAAAAACCGGCGATGCCAGACTCTATTACGAAGTGTATGGTAGTGGCGAAACCATTGTGTTGCTCCATGGCGGAATAATGGGCTCGATTGAAGAAATGGCCGGGTTTATTGAAAAGCTGAAACCCGATTACCAGGTAATTGCATTGGCTACCCGCGGACATGGGAAATCGGAAATCGGTACAGCAACCATCACTTACGAGTTAAAAGCCAACGACGTGATGGCTGTGGTAAATGCTGTTACTAAAAGCCGTGTTACCATTCTTGGATTCAGCGACGGAGCTTACACGGGCTACAAAGTGGCAAGCATGTATCCTGACCGGGTGAAAAAACTGGTTGCCATTGGTGCTGGAGAACAAATACCCGGACTACGAAAAGTCGTGTTCACTGGAGAAACATTTGATCCGGAAAGTGAAATATGGAAACAGAAAAAGACATTGATGCCAGAGCCTGAACGATTAACAGAATTCTGGAAAAGCATGGAGAATTTTTATAATTCCATGGTTGCCAGCAAAGAGTTGTTTATGTCTATTCAGTGCCCGGTACTGGTAATGGCCGGCGAACGAGACCTCAATGCTCCGCTGTCAACAGTCATTAACGCTTACAACATGATTCCAAACAGCCAGTTGAGTATTATTCCAAATACAGGGCATGTAGTTTTATGCAAAATTTTCCGGCAGTTTGGGAGAGTTTGTATCCGTTTTTAA
- a CDS encoding AraC family transcriptional regulator has protein sequence MKEISNNDYSAEKSFFFDHVHIFWDEQITFHQSDDWELSYIITGSGTRVIGNSLEVFSKGEVILIPPNLPHGWYFDEHVHDEEGKIENITIIFPESFLKQLADTFPETNLMIENLRAIKEGICFEGETLKSLQTIMTSMSAQNNIEQLSSIINIFYQIGSSKQTRVVGTFEKQTNAKLKIREVWRFMITNYQRNISLDEVAQYVGMNRTSFCTFYKKEKGQTFFAALNELRIDSSCQMLRETNIPVADICYAVGFNDVPHFNRTFKKMKGETPKKYRIKMKQLPAES, from the coding sequence ATGAAAGAAATCAGTAATAACGACTACTCAGCGGAGAAATCATTCTTTTTCGATCATGTTCACATCTTTTGGGATGAACAAATAACTTTTCACCAAAGCGACGACTGGGAGTTATCATACATTATCACCGGAAGTGGCACCCGGGTTATCGGTAATTCATTGGAGGTCTTTTCTAAAGGAGAAGTTATCCTTATCCCTCCGAATCTTCCTCACGGCTGGTATTTCGATGAACATGTTCATGATGAAGAAGGAAAGATTGAAAACATCACAATCATTTTTCCTGAATCGTTCTTAAAACAGCTGGCGGATACTTTTCCTGAAACCAATTTAATGATTGAAAACCTCAGAGCAATAAAGGAAGGAATTTGTTTTGAGGGAGAAACACTTAAAAGCCTGCAAACGATAATGACAAGTATGTCGGCACAAAACAATATTGAACAACTTTCTTCCATTATCAATATTTTTTACCAGATCGGATCATCAAAGCAAACCCGTGTTGTTGGTACATTTGAAAAGCAAACCAACGCAAAGCTGAAAATTCGCGAGGTGTGGCGTTTTATGATTACCAATTACCAACGAAATATTTCGTTGGATGAAGTGGCACAGTATGTAGGCATGAACCGTACGTCGTTTTGTACTTTTTATAAAAAAGAAAAAGGGCAAACCTTTTTTGCCGCATTAAATGAACTCCGCATTGATAGTTCATGTCAAATGTTGCGCGAAACCAATATTCCGGTTGCCGACATTTGTTATGCAGTAGGCTTTAACGATGTTCCGCATTTTAACCGTACTTTCAAAAAGATGAAGGGTGAAACACCCAAAAAATATCGGATAAAAATGAAACAATTACCTGCTGAGTCATAG
- a CDS encoding helix-turn-helix domain-containing protein, whose protein sequence is MRQLDLQFPTCPVRNILSRMSDKWSLLILSTLNQNDIMRYKELNASIPDISQKMLSSTLKRLEEDKLIKRKMYREIPPRVEYSLTQTGKELMPAVGMMIDWALEHFTEITQ, encoded by the coding sequence ATGCGCCAGTTAGATCTTCAGTTTCCGACCTGTCCGGTTCGGAATATTTTAAGCCGGATGAGTGATAAATGGTCACTTTTAATTTTGAGTACTTTAAACCAGAATGATATTATGCGGTACAAGGAATTGAATGCCTCGATCCCTGATATTTCGCAAAAAATGCTGTCGAGTACTTTGAAGCGGTTGGAAGAAGATAAATTAATCAAGAGGAAAATGTATCGGGAGATTCCGCCACGAGTGGAATATTCACTTACTCAAACCGGAAAGGAATTAATGCCGGCGGTAGGGATGATGATTGATTGGGCGCTGGAGCATTTTACTGAGATTACGCAATAG
- a CDS encoding DsrE family protein, translating into MKLVKIIFLVLTVIVLANNTTIAQEKPATEVNKLMVLWTSDDPMVAERVALMYTGVAKQFGLFEEVSVIIWGPSAKLVAENKDVQAKLKEMMNNGVSLNACVTCANMYGVSDQLKALGINVDIMGAPLTNALKAPDTSVLTF; encoded by the coding sequence ATGAAATTAGTAAAAATAATCTTCCTCGTATTAACAGTTATAGTGTTGGCAAACAACACAACTATTGCACAGGAAAAACCGGCTACCGAAGTAAATAAACTCATGGTGCTTTGGACCAGCGACGATCCAATGGTTGCCGAACGTGTGGCATTGATGTACACCGGAGTAGCCAAACAGTTTGGCCTTTTTGAAGAAGTGTCGGTAATTATCTGGGGGCCTTCTGCTAAACTGGTGGCCGAGAACAAAGATGTGCAAGCCAAACTTAAAGAAATGATGAACAATGGCGTAAGTCTTAATGCCTGTGTTACCTGTGCCAACATGTACGGCGTAAGCGACCAGTTAAAGGCACTGGGTATTAATGTTGATATTATGGGAGCACCACTTACAAATGCCTTAAAAGCACCGGATACGAGCGTGTTAACATTCTAA
- a CDS encoding cupin domain-containing protein: MKNLILKNISEIEGQLIDRDGNQFTVKTIIPDEETAKCRANVVELEPGNYAYGYHYHEANEEVFYIISGTGVVRTKDGNREVKAGDVIGFPTGENGAHVVSNESENEKLVYLDFGTTTLPEIAHLPDFNKIMVISQEVNGVYDK, translated from the coding sequence ATGAAAAATTTAATTCTGAAAAACATCAGCGAAATTGAAGGACAGCTTATCGACAGAGACGGTAATCAATTTACAGTAAAAACCATTATACCTGATGAAGAAACGGCCAAATGCCGTGCAAATGTAGTGGAACTTGAACCTGGAAATTATGCATACGGCTACCACTACCACGAAGCCAACGAAGAAGTATTTTACATTATCAGCGGAACTGGTGTTGTACGTACCAAAGATGGCAACCGCGAAGTAAAAGCCGGCGACGTGATCGGTTTTCCAACAGGTGAAAATGGTGCGCATGTAGTCAGCAATGAATCAGAAAATGAAAAGCTCGTTTATCTCGATTTTGGAACAACTACTCTTCCAGAAATAGCGCATCTGCCCGATTTCAATAAAATTATGGTGATCAGCCAGGAAGTTAACGGAGTGTACGACAAGTAA